The Tepidibacter aestuarii genome contains a region encoding:
- a CDS encoding 30S ribosomal protein S1, whose amino-acid sequence MNNEMEQLLNEENLFKTIKVGQNVEGKVILEKYDEYYVDLNYKTDGVLPKSEVCEDEEIKVGDSINVKVIKMDRNSGDVIVSNKRAQEVKIWNELEKGQIIDVKVTDESKSGLIVSYKSIRGFIPLSHINTKYINNIDLKEYKNKIMSCEIIDIDSSKKRFVLSRKNLLIKEEEKKKLDFMENTKPGDLLEGTVKDIKDYGVFVDLDGFVGLVHNSELSWSRKHECEYKIGDLVKVKVISLDKENQRLALSIKALQKRPWDEFVENYNVGDIVSGKVKVVKDYGAFVKLNEIVDGFVHISNLSYEFVKNPKDVVKVDEDVNVKIINIDNENEKVELTMNINGEDENI is encoded by the coding sequence ATGAATAATGAAATGGAACAGCTACTTAATGAAGAAAATCTATTCAAAACTATAAAAGTAGGTCAGAATGTAGAAGGTAAGGTTATTTTAGAAAAGTATGATGAATACTATGTAGATCTAAATTATAAGACTGATGGTGTTCTTCCTAAATCAGAGGTTTGTGAGGATGAAGAAATAAAAGTTGGAGATTCTATCAATGTTAAAGTCATAAAAATGGATAGAAATTCAGGAGATGTAATAGTTTCTAATAAAAGAGCTCAAGAAGTAAAAATATGGAACGAATTAGAAAAGGGTCAAATTATAGATGTTAAGGTAACTGATGAATCTAAGAGTGGGCTTATAGTAAGTTATAAAAGTATAAGAGGATTTATTCCACTTAGTCATATAAATACTAAATATATTAATAACATAGATCTTAAAGAATATAAAAATAAAATCATGAGTTGTGAAATTATAGATATAGATTCAAGTAAAAAAAGATTTGTTCTTTCAAGAAAAAATCTTTTAATTAAAGAGGAAGAAAAGAAGAAATTGGATTTTATGGAAAATACAAAACCTGGAGATTTATTAGAAGGTACAGTAAAAGATATAAAAGATTATGGAGTATTTGTAGATTTAGATGGCTTTGTAGGACTTGTTCATAATTCTGAGTTATCTTGGTCTAGAAAGCACGAATGTGAATATAAAATAGGAGATTTAGTAAAGGTTAAGGTTATATCTTTAGATAAAGAAAATCAAAGACTTGCTCTTAGTATAAAAGCATTACAAAAAAGACCTTGGGATGAGTTTGTTGAAAATTACAATGTAGGAGATATTGTAAGTGGTAAGGTAAAGGTAGTTAAAGATTATGGAGCTTTTGTAAAATTAAACGAGATAGTAGATGGATTTGTACACATATCTAATCTTTCTTATGAATTTGTTAAAAATCCAAAAGATGTAGTTAAAGTCGACGAAGATGTTAATGTTAAGATAATAAATATTGATAATGAAAATGAAAAGGTAGAACTTACTATGAACATAAATGGGGAGGACGAAAACATTTAA
- the accB gene encoding acetyl-CoA carboxylase biotin carboxyl carrier protein: MNINEIKELIMAIDKTSINKFDIEMNDLKLSIQKGDVKTTGLSADVKDESKQEVSTLNNEKIEEFETDKNTYIVNAPIMGTFYSASSPEAGNYVNVGDQVKKGDTLCILEAMKLMNEIECDVDGEIIEVLVENEELVEYDQPLFKIKVNG, from the coding sequence ATGAATATAAATGAAATTAAAGAACTAATTATGGCAATAGATAAAACTAGCATAAATAAATTTGATATAGAAATGAATGATTTAAAATTATCTATACAAAAAGGTGATGTTAAGACTACTGGTTTATCCGCTGATGTAAAAGATGAATCAAAACAAGAAGTAAGTACACTTAACAACGAAAAAATTGAAGAATTTGAAACGGATAAGAACACATACATAGTAAATGCACCTATAATGGGAACTTTTTATTCAGCTTCAAGTCCAGAGGCTGGTAATTATGTTAATGTTGGAGATCAAGTGAAAAAAGGTGATACTTTATGTATTCTTGAAGCTATGAAGCTTATGAATGAAATAGAGTGCGATGTTGATGGAGAGATTATAGAGGTATTAGTAGAAAATGAAGAATTAGTCGAATACGATCAACCTTTATTTAAGATTAAAGTTAACGGATAA
- a CDS encoding lysophospholipid acyltransferase family protein produces MGLYEICKGIFIPIISIFYKVEVIGKEHVPMDEPLIFASNHKNNLDPMLIGSLMPRKVSYMAKKELFKIKIVGYFLKNINVFPVDRSKTDISTIKTALKILKSNGALGIFPEGTRMKQEGLGKAKAGTSMLAIRGKAKVCPVSIIATYKLFSKITIYIDEPISFDSYYGQKLNSKDYEGLSQQVLDIIGENIKKYTE; encoded by the coding sequence TTGGGATTATACGAGATATGTAAAGGTATATTTATTCCAATTATAAGTATATTTTATAAAGTAGAAGTAATAGGTAAAGAACATGTTCCTATGGATGAACCTCTAATATTTGCTTCAAATCATAAAAATAACCTGGATCCTATGTTAATAGGCTCTCTTATGCCAAGAAAAGTTTCTTATATGGCAAAAAAAGAACTTTTTAAAATTAAAATAGTTGGATACTTTTTAAAAAATATAAATGTTTTCCCAGTTGATAGAAGTAAAACAGATATATCTACCATAAAAACAGCTCTTAAAATATTAAAATCTAATGGAGCCTTAGGAATATTTCCAGAAGGTACTAGAATGAAACAAGAAGGTTTAGGAAAAGCAAAAGCTGGAACAAGCATGTTGGCAATTAGAGGAAAGGCTAAAGTTTGTCCTGTATCTATAATAGCTACGTATAAATTGTTTAGCAAAATTACCATATACATAGATGAACCGATAAGCTTTGATTCGTATTATGGACAAAAGTTAAATTCAAAGGATTATGAAGGTTTAAGCCAACAGGTTTTAGATATTATAGGTGAAAATATTAAAAAGTATACAGAATAA
- a CDS encoding BaiN/RdsA family NAD(P)/FAD-dependent oxidoreductase, protein MSKVIVIGGGPAGMMSAIAAARNHEVILIEKNKELGKKLKITGGGRCNITNMRDIEDFLDKIIRNPKFLYSSLYTFTNLDLVEFFEKRDVEFKIEEDFKVYPEKDKSDIIIKALHDELDEVGVKVIYEKTLVDIIIEDEEIKGVILNDNDIIKADKVIIATGGHSYPKTGSDGRIHSILKKYGENITKIYPSLVPLVFSEDWIKNLQGISLKNIKVSAKYFKNKKISMDGDILFAHFGLTGPVILNLSSYINKHLQDGSIELNLDFVPNVSKDEVRKIIRKNNNKSIYNNLKEILPVNFTKQLLEYLNIDKKPNNLTKEEENKIVDSIKELKLNCKGTKSINEAIVTSGGISVKSINSSTMESRVIKNLHYAGEVIDIEGLTGGYNLQIAFSTGYLAGISV, encoded by the coding sequence ATGAGTAAAGTTATTGTAATTGGTGGTGGACCGGCAGGGATGATGTCTGCCATAGCAGCTGCTAGGAATCATGAAGTAATATTAATAGAAAAAAATAAAGAATTGGGCAAAAAGTTAAAAATCACAGGAGGTGGAAGGTGTAATATAACTAATATGAGAGATATAGAGGACTTTTTAGATAAAATAATAAGAAATCCTAAATTTTTATATAGTAGCTTGTATACTTTTACTAATCTAGATCTTGTGGAATTTTTTGAAAAACGTGATGTAGAATTTAAAATAGAAGAAGATTTTAAAGTTTATCCTGAAAAAGATAAGTCTGATATAATAATAAAAGCTTTACATGATGAGCTGGATGAAGTTGGAGTAAAAGTGATATATGAAAAAACACTTGTAGATATTATTATTGAAGACGAAGAGATTAAAGGTGTTATTTTAAATGATAACGATATTATAAAAGCTGACAAAGTAATAATTGCTACTGGTGGACATTCTTACCCTAAGACAGGATCTGATGGTAGAATTCATAGTATACTAAAAAAGTATGGAGAGAATATAACTAAAATATATCCATCTTTAGTACCTCTTGTATTTAGTGAAGATTGGATAAAAAATTTGCAGGGAATTTCATTAAAAAATATTAAGGTATCTGCAAAATATTTTAAAAATAAAAAGATAAGTATGGATGGGGATATTTTATTTGCACATTTTGGATTAACGGGGCCTGTTATACTTAACTTATCTTCTTATATAAATAAACATTTACAAGATGGGAGTATTGAATTAAACCTTGACTTTGTTCCGAATGTTTCAAAAGATGAAGTACGTAAAATTATAAGAAAGAATAATAACAAAAGCATATATAACAACTTAAAAGAAATTCTTCCAGTTAACTTTACAAAACAGTTATTAGAATACTTGAATATTGATAAAAAACCAAATAATTTAACAAAAGAAGAAGAAAATAAGATAGTAGATAGTATAAAAGAATTAAAATTAAATTGTAAAGGAACAAAAAGTATAAATGAAGCTATAGTTACTTCAGGAGGAATAAGTGTTAAATCTATTAATTCATCTACTATGGAGTCTAGGGTTATAAAAAATCTTCATTATGCTGGAGAAGTGATTGATATAGAGGGTCTAACTGGAGGATATAATCTTCAAATTGCCTTCTCAACAGGCTATCTAGCTGGTATAAGTGTATAA
- a CDS encoding histidine phosphatase family protein, producing MNRFFIIRHGETFWNIDGRTQGHGDSKLTENGIEQAQKLAEKLSKYNIDYIYSSDLGRTIQTSEIISNTLSKKVEYKESLREINFGDWEGLTIEEIKRDYPDIYTIWRNEPHNALIPKAENLYKLKQRLLGCINELNKKHENSNIVLVSHGMSIKVLLLSLLESELSNIYRIKQDNTALNIVEFRSYGPVIIKTNDTSHLEGEKYE from the coding sequence ATGAATAGATTTTTTATAATAAGGCATGGAGAAACTTTTTGGAATATAGATGGTAGAACTCAAGGTCATGGAGATTCAAAACTAACTGAAAATGGAATTGAACAAGCTCAAAAACTTGCTGAAAAGCTTTCAAAATACAACATAGACTATATATATAGTAGTGACCTTGGCAGAACAATTCAAACCTCTGAAATAATTTCTAATACTTTGAGTAAAAAGGTAGAATATAAAGAATCTCTTAGAGAAATAAATTTTGGTGATTGGGAAGGTCTTACAATAGAAGAAATAAAAAGAGACTATCCAGATATTTATACTATTTGGAGAAACGAACCTCATAATGCGTTAATACCTAAAGCAGAAAATCTATATAAGTTAAAACAAAGATTGTTGGGTTGTATAAATGAATTAAATAAAAAGCATGAAAATTCTAATATAGTGTTAGTATCACATGGGATGTCTATAAAAGTATTATTATTAAGCTTATTAGAAAGTGAATTATCAAATATATATAGGATAAAACAAGACAATACAGCTTTAAATATAGTGGAATTTAGAAGTTATGGACCAGTAATAATAAAGACTAATGATACAAGTCACTTGGAAGGTGAAAAATATGAGTAA
- a CDS encoding 2-oxoacid:acceptor oxidoreductase family protein gives MRKELRLTGSGGQGLILAGIILAESVIKNGFNAVQSQSYGPEARGGASKSEVIISNRDINYPKVNDPDLLLCLTQKSFDKYAKNMKKKSILLVDSCVNIGDNIDTDFCYKIPIIDTAKEKIGKQMVSNIVALGAIKELIEDIKDESLKEAILARVPQGSEHLNIKAFDEGKMLIKNILNRS, from the coding sequence ATGAGAAAGGAATTGAGATTAACAGGATCAGGAGGGCAAGGGTTGATACTTGCTGGTATAATATTAGCTGAAAGTGTTATAAAAAATGGATTTAATGCAGTTCAAAGTCAATCATATGGGCCAGAGGCTAGAGGCGGTGCTAGTAAGTCAGAGGTTATAATAAGTAATAGAGATATAAATTATCCAAAAGTTAATGATCCAGATTTGCTTTTATGCCTAACACAAAAATCTTTTGATAAATATGCAAAAAATATGAAGAAAAAATCGATATTGCTGGTTGATTCTTGTGTTAATATAGGGGATAATATAGATACTGACTTTTGTTATAAGATACCTATAATAGATACAGCTAAAGAAAAAATAGGAAAGCAAATGGTTTCGAATATAGTTGCATTAGGAGCTATTAAAGAACTTATTGAGGATATCAAAGACGAAAGTTTAAAAGAAGCAATATTAGCAAGAGTACCTCAAGGAAGTGAACACTTAAATATAAAAGCTTTTGATGAAGGGAAAATGTTGATAAAAAATATATTAAATAGGAGTTAA
- a CDS encoding MurR/RpiR family transcriptional regulator, with protein sequence MEEARDLIVIIKEQFPKLSKGQKLIAQFILANYDKAAFMTAGKLGEKVGVSESTVVRFANALGFDGYPKLQKSLQELIKTKLTTVQRVEMSNKEYSNDWTILKKVLKSDIENIKTTIEELDEESFQRGINKILKAKKIYIVGLRSSTAISEYLGFYLNIILDNVNIVSYGISDVFEQILKVTEDDLVIAISFPRYSKRTFELANYAKNQGASIISLTDSVLAPVASISEEIIPVKSNMASFVDSLVAPLSVANAIIVAIGMRKKEEIKEYFDKLETIWKEYHVYDEK encoded by the coding sequence ATGGAAGAAGCTAGAGATTTAATTGTCATTATAAAAGAACAATTTCCCAAATTAAGTAAAGGTCAAAAACTTATTGCTCAGTTCATACTTGCGAACTATGACAAAGCGGCTTTTATGACAGCTGGTAAATTAGGTGAAAAAGTAGGTGTAAGTGAGTCAACTGTAGTTAGGTTTGCTAATGCATTAGGATTCGATGGATATCCTAAGCTTCAAAAATCGCTACAAGAGCTTATAAAGACAAAACTTACAACTGTTCAAAGAGTAGAAATGTCTAATAAAGAATATTCTAATGATTGGACTATACTTAAAAAAGTATTGAAATCAGACATAGAAAATATAAAGACAACTATAGAAGAGCTGGATGAAGAAAGTTTTCAAAGAGGGATCAATAAGATATTAAAAGCAAAGAAGATATATATAGTAGGTCTTAGAAGTTCAACTGCTATATCTGAATATTTAGGTTTTTATTTAAATATAATTTTAGATAACGTGAATATAGTAAGTTATGGAATAAGTGATGTATTTGAGCAAATTCTTAAAGTTACAGAAGATGATTTGGTAATAGCTATAAGTTTTCCAAGATATTCAAAAAGAACATTTGAGCTTGCAAATTATGCTAAAAATCAAGGAGCTAGCATAATATCATTAACAGACAGTGTGCTTGCACCTGTTGCATCTATATCTGAAGAAATTATTCCGGTTAAGAGTAATATGGCATCGTTTGTGGACTCTTTAGTTGCTCCTTTGAGTGTTGCAAACGCAATAATAGTAGCTATAGGGATGAGAAAAAAAGAAGAAATAAAAGAGTATTTTGATAAATTAGAAACTATATGGAAAGAATATCATGTTTACGATGAGAAATAG
- the cmk gene encoding (d)CMP kinase: MNNMVIAIDGPAGAGKSTIAKIISNKLNINYIDTGAMYRAITYKAIRDEIDIDDEKALIEMAKKTQIDFKDNNIYLDNEIVNEEIRTLSVSGNVSKIAQIKEIREIMVDLQRKMGKKYSVIMDGRDIGSYVFKDANLKFYLTAGINERARRRYKELKGKGHDINLDDIVNDIKNRDEIDSKRSFAPLIKADDAVEIDTTSKNIEEVVSDIMEYMK, translated from the coding sequence ATGAATAATATGGTTATAGCGATAGATGGACCAGCCGGGGCGGGAAAGAGTACTATTGCAAAAATAATATCAAATAAACTGAATATAAACTATATAGATACAGGTGCAATGTATAGAGCTATTACGTACAAAGCTATCAGAGATGAAATTGATATTGATGATGAAAAAGCTTTGATAGAAATGGCTAAAAAAACTCAAATAGACTTTAAAGATAATAATATATATTTAGATAATGAAATTGTAAATGAAGAAATAAGGACTTTAAGTGTAAGTGGAAATGTTTCGAAAATTGCACAAATAAAGGAAATAAGAGAAATAATGGTCGACCTTCAAAGAAAAATGGGAAAAAAATACTCTGTAATAATGGATGGTAGAGATATTGGGAGTTATGTATTTAAAGATGCGAATCTTAAGTTTTATTTAACAGCTGGTATAAATGAAAGAGCAAGAAGAAGATATAAGGAATTAAAAGGAAAAGGGCACGATATAAATTTAGATGATATAGTTAATGATATTAAAAATAGAGATGAAATAGACTCAAAAAGATCTTTTGCCCCCTTGATTAAAGCAGATGATGCTGTAGAAATAGATACTACTAGCAAAAACATAGAAGAAGTAGTTTCTGATATAATGGAATATATGAAATAG
- a CDS encoding 4-hydroxy-3-methylbut-2-enyl diphosphate reductase, translated as MKFKVADYAGFCFGVQRAMDMAWGELETINEENVYSLGPLIHNKQAVKIYEDKGLKVVDVLDKVGQKSKVIIRSHGVSKNIYKDAVDKNLKIIDATCPFVKKIQDIANEYYNKDYKIIIVGDKSHPEVVGINGWCNNEAIIIKNIEDLSEIPRNYKKYCVVAQTTINLNMYQEISGKLKEILDDVTIHNTICLATRDRQKSASELSKEVDCMIVIGGKHSSNTQKLVNICEDNVKTFHIETVSDLDEDDIKKYSFVGITAGASTPSWIIEDVIKFIKNI; from the coding sequence TTGAAATTTAAGGTTGCTGATTATGCTGGATTTTGCTTTGGAGTTCAACGAGCTATGGATATGGCTTGGGGTGAACTAGAAACGATAAATGAGGAGAATGTTTATTCTCTAGGTCCTCTTATACATAATAAACAAGCTGTAAAAATATATGAAGATAAAGGTTTAAAGGTCGTAGATGTATTAGATAAAGTAGGTCAAAAGTCCAAGGTTATAATAAGATCTCATGGAGTATCAAAAAATATATATAAAGATGCTGTAGATAAAAATCTTAAGATTATAGATGCTACTTGTCCTTTTGTAAAAAAAATACAAGATATAGCAAATGAATATTATAATAAAGATTATAAGATTATAATTGTAGGAGATAAATCTCATCCAGAAGTTGTAGGAATAAATGGTTGGTGTAATAATGAGGCCATAATCATAAAAAATATAGAGGATTTAAGTGAAATTCCTAGAAATTATAAAAAGTATTGTGTCGTTGCACAAACCACTATAAACCTGAATATGTATCAAGAAATAAGTGGAAAATTAAAAGAGATTTTAGACGATGTTACTATACACAATACTATTTGTTTGGCAACTAGAGATAGGCAAAAGTCAGCAAGTGAACTTTCAAAAGAAGTCGATTGTATGATTGTAATTGGAGGTAAGCATAGTTCAAATACTCAGAAATTGGTTAATATATGTGAGGATAATGTTAAAACATTCCATATAGAGACTGTAAGTGATTTAGATGAAGATGATATAAAAAAATATTCTTTTGTTGGTATAACAGCAGGAGCATCAACTCCTAGTTGGATAATAGAAGATGTAATAAAATTTATAAAAAATATTTGA
- a CDS encoding CheR family methyltransferase, translated as MKGYDLFKDRIYKKTGINLSLYKEKQMSRRLESLAMRNGYDDFEKYFDAINRNPDLFNEFINYMTINVSEFYRNLEQWSVMEKIIFPELMSKNKNLRIWSAACSTGEEPYSLVMLLSKFMPLNKINIIATDLDKEAMEKAKLGMYQEKSLRNLPKEFINRYFDKRLDRFVIKEEIKNRVTFKRHNLLEDKYIDNCDLIVCRNVMIYFTEEAKADIYSNFSKSLNNNGVLFVGSTEQIIMPNKYNLKPIKTFFYGKSS; from the coding sequence ATGAAAGGATATGATCTTTTTAAAGATAGAATTTATAAAAAAACAGGAATAAATCTTTCTTTATATAAAGAAAAGCAGATGAGTAGAAGATTAGAGTCATTAGCTATGAGAAATGGGTATGATGATTTTGAAAAATATTTTGATGCTATAAATAGAAACCCGGATTTATTCAATGAATTTATAAATTATATGACTATAAATGTGTCAGAATTTTATAGGAATTTAGAACAATGGTCAGTTATGGAAAAAATAATATTTCCTGAACTTATGAGCAAAAATAAAAATCTGAGAATATGGAGTGCTGCTTGCTCTACAGGTGAGGAACCTTACTCGTTAGTTATGTTGCTTAGTAAATTTATGCCTTTAAATAAGATTAACATTATTGCAACTGATCTTGATAAAGAGGCCATGGAAAAGGCTAAATTAGGTATGTATCAAGAAAAAAGTTTGAGAAATTTACCTAAAGAATTTATAAATAGATATTTTGATAAAAGATTAGATAGGTTTGTAATAAAAGAAGAGATAAAAAATAGAGTTACATTTAAAAGACATAATTTATTAGAAGATAAATATATAGATAATTGTGATTTGATAGTTTGTAGAAATGTAATGATATATTTCACAGAAGAAGCTAAAGCGGATATATACTCAAATTTTAGTAAATCATTAAACAACAATGGGGTTTTATTTGTTGGAAGTACTGAACAAATAATAATGCCAAACAAGTACAATTTAAAACCTATAAAAACATTTTTTTATGGTAAGTCAAGTTAA
- the aroH gene encoding chorismate mutase: MKTLAIRGATTVEKNEKTCILNETKILIQKIIDMNNLKQEDIISIIFTMTRDLDEVYPSVAVRELLGLNDIPLLNFEEKYIKNSLNKCIRVLIHVNTEKEKNKIVHIYLNEAKKLRTDLSIRSESNE; encoded by the coding sequence ATGAAGACATTAGCTATAAGAGGTGCGACTACTGTAGAAAAAAATGAAAAAACGTGTATATTAAATGAAACAAAAATATTAATACAGAAAATAATAGATATGAATAATTTGAAACAAGAAGATATAATTAGCATTATATTTACTATGACAAGGGATTTAGATGAAGTATATCCTTCGGTTGCTGTAAGAGAATTATTAGGTCTTAATGATATACCTCTTTTGAACTTTGAAGAGAAGTATATAAAAAATAGCTTAAATAAATGCATAAGAGTATTAATACATGTAAACACAGAGAAAGAAAAAAATAAAATAGTTCATATTTATTTGAATGAGGCAAAAAAATTGAGAACGGATTTAAGTATAAGGAGTGAATCTAATGAATAA